Proteins from a genomic interval of Vicia villosa cultivar HV-30 ecotype Madison, WI unplaced genomic scaffold, Vvil1.0 ctg.000107F_1_1, whole genome shotgun sequence:
- the LOC131624182 gene encoding uncharacterized protein LOC131624182 codes for MVRKAIEVQELTAFNIEGRCDVSILQLFDDMLLIGNSDWQQVQALKEVLRGFKLISGLGVNFHKSHLIGINLNYHFVYAAANFLNCRVQSNSFDFLGFHLGVIHKLISWWESLLKKLKDRLGSWRGRILSLGGRISLIKSVLSSLAIFQLSFFKALSRIIKEIERIHSNFLWGNNASKRKIVWIKWEYLCLSKELGELGFKSFKEFNDSLLFKWK; via the coding sequence ATGGTTAGAAAGGCAATAGAGGTTCAAGAATTGACTGCTTTCAACATTGAGGGTCGTTGTGACGTGAGTATTTTGCAGTTGTTCGATGATATGCTGCTGATAGGTAATAGTGATTGGCAACAGGTTCAGGCATTAAAGGAAGTGTTAAGAGGATTCAAATTGATATCGGGGCTGGGAGTTAACTTTCATAAGAGTCACCTTATCGGAATTAATTTGAATTATCATTTTGTCTATGCAGCGGCTAATTTTTTGAATTGCAGGGTGCAATctaactcctttgatttcttgGGCTTTCACTTGGGAGTCATtcacaaattaatttcttggTGGGAGTCGTTGCTGAAAAAATTGAAGGATCGGTTAGGTTCATGGAGAGGCAGGATTCTATCATTGGGAGGTCGAATTTCTTTGATTAAATCTGTGCTTTCTAGTCTTGCTATCTTTCAGCTCTCTTTCTTTAAAGCTTTGAGTCGTATTATCAAAGAGATTGAGAGAATTCATAGCAACTTTTTATGGGGAAACAATGCTTCCAAGAGGAAGATTGTTTGGATCAAATGGGAGTATCTTTGTTTGTCAAAGGAGCTCGGCGAATTGGGTTTCAAGAGTTTTAAGGAGTTCAATGATTCTCTTCTTTTTAAATGGAAGTAG